The region GGTCGGAGGCGAGCCAGAGCACGGCACCGGAGACGTCCTCGGGCTCCACCCAGGGGACGGGGAGGGCGTTGAGGGCGCGGAAGGCCCGGGCCGCCTCCTCGCGGGTGGGGGCGCGGTCGCCGCCGGGCAGAAAGAGGCGGTAGGTGGCCTCGTTGTGGATCATGGCGGTGTCGACGCTGGTGGGGTGGACGACGTTCACCCGGATGCCGTGGGGCGCGAGCTCGTTGGCCAGCGTCTTCATGAGCCCGACCAGCCCGTGCTTGGAGGCCGCGTAGTGGGCGAGGTTCTCGAAGCCCACCACCGCCGCGGTGGAGCCGGTGAGGATGATGGAGCCGCCCCCGCCCCGCTCTATCATGTGGGGGATTGCGGCCTTGCAGGTGTGCCAGGCCCCGGTGAGGTTGGTCTCGAGCGTCTCGCGCCACTGCTCCGCGGTGATCTCCCAGGCCGGGGCGTAGCTGATCACGCCGGCGTTGGCGCACACGACGTCTATGCGCCCGAGCTCCGAGAGCCCCCTCTCCACCACCGCGCGCACCTGCTCCAGGCTGCGCACGTCGGCCTTCTGAGCCACCGCCCTCCTCCCCAGCCCCTCCACCATCCGGGCCGTCCGGTCGAGCTCCTCCCGGCTGCCCAGGGGGTAGGGGACGCTGGCGAGGGGCTCGCAGAGGTCGCAGGCTACTATGTCCGCCCCCTCGCGGGCCAGGGCCAGCGCATGAGAGCGCCCCTGGCCGCGCGCCGCCCCGGTGATGAGGGCCACCCTGCCCTCCAGAAGGGGCCTCCTGCGCTCCCCGGCCAAGGGATCTCTGCTCCGGGGCTCTCAGTAGACCCCGCACATGCCGTCTATGCTGATCTCCTCGATCAGGATCTCCTCCTCCACCCCGTCCTCCCCCCGGGGGGCTCCGGAGGTCTGTCGGCGGCCGGGCTCCTGCGCGCGCCCTTCCTCCCGGTCGAAAGACGCGGTAGCGGAAGACCTGTCTCGGGCGTTATCCATCTCTCCTCCTTCCCACACGCCGCAAAGACGGGACGCCGCAGCATGATAACCCGCCCCCGCCCCCCGCCTCAACCGGCCGGCCCCGGAGGCCTGGGGAGCGCCGCGCCGCGCCCGGCGGCCCTGATGCGGCGCCCGGCCAGCTCGGCGTATTCCCTCTCCAGCTCCGCGCCGACGAAGAAGCGGCCGAGCTCCTTCGCCGCCACCGCCGTGGTCCCCGAGCCGGTGAAGGGGTCGAAGACCAGCTCGCCCTCGCGCGTCGAGGCCAGAAGCGCCCGGCGCACCAGGCGCAGGGGCTTCTGGGTGGGGTGGTAGCCGTGCAGCCGCTCCGCGGAGGGGGGAGGCGGCATGCGCCAGACGGAGGAGAGCTGCGAGGTGGGGTCCGGGCCGTTCAGCAGGTCGTGGTTGAAGGTGTGCCCGCGCCCCTTGCTCGCCCAGATCAGGGTCTCGTGCGCGTGGGTGAACGCCGTGCGCAGGGCGTTGGGGGGAGGGTCGGGCTTCTCCCAGACCACGGAGTTTATGAGGCGGAAGCCCAGCGACTGGAGCGCGAACCCCAGGCTGAAGATGATGTGGTGGGTGCCGGAGACCCAGATGCTCCCCCCGGGCCTCAGCACCCGCCGGGCCTCCCGGAGCCAGCGGAGGTTGAACTCGTGGTTGCCCCGATGCCCGAGCGGCCGGTCCCACTCGCCCTTGTCCACGGGCGCGAGCCGCCCGCCCCGCACCGTGACCCCGCCGCCCGAGAGCCGGTAGGGCGGGTCGGCGAAGATGGCGTCCACGCCCCCCGGCGGCATCAGGCGCATCAGCTCCACGCAGTCGGCCAGGTAGACTACCGCCCCCGGCTCCCCGAACGCCTCGAGGTCTTTGAGCTCCACGGCAGCGGAGCCCTCTACTGGGCCGTCGAGAGCCGGGGCTCGGAAAGGTCGTCCAACGATGCCTTAGAACCCTCGACGAACCTGTCCACGTGCCCGCGGGGCATGGGTGTGGTGGCGAGGCTAACGCCGATCAACAAGACCGTGTTTACGATCAGCCCCCATATCCCGGCGTGAATGTCCAGGGGGGCAGGCGTGATGAAGAACGTAAAGAGAAGCATAACCAGGCTGCCGCCGATCAGGCCGGCAAACGCCCCGGCCTTGGTCGCCCGCTTCCAGAAGAACGCGGCCACGATCAGGGGGAAGAACTGCACTACCGCCCCGTAAGCACCGAGCAGCAGCCCCACAAGGGTGGCCGGGTTGAAGAGCGCCAGTACGTAGGCGACCACCGAGATCACCACTACGAACACCCTGGTGAGCAGGACCACCCGACGCTCCGGCATCCCGCGGTTGAGCCCCGTGACGAAGAGATCCCGTACCAGCACCGTAGCGGCGGTGTGGGCCAGGTTCGAGCCGGTGGACATCGCCGCCGCCAAAGCCCCCGAGAGCATGATCCCTATAATCCACGGCGAGAAGTCCGCCACGTTGACCACCAGCTCAAGGAGCACATCGTCCGGGTTCTCCAGGGGGTTATCCTGGAGAACCAGAACGCCCGCAAAGCCTATGATCAGCACGGGGACCACGAGGTAAGCGTACAGCGGGTAGATGACGATGGTCTTCTTGATCGTCCTCTCGTTATCGGCTCCATAGGATTTCATAAACAGGTGCGGCCACATGGTAAACCCGATAGCACTGACCAGGATGGCCGTGGAGAAGGCAGCCCAACTCATCTCCTGCCCCTCCGCGCCGGGCAGCGTCAGGTACTCCGGCGCCCTATCTCGCAGCTCTTGAAACATGGGCCCTACCCCGCCAAAAAACCGGTTCGCTACCGCCATTCCCAGGAACCAAGCGACCACCACCATGATGATCCCCTGAATCAGGTTGGTCCAGCCGATCCCCCTAAGCCCACTCGCATAGACGTAGATGGTGACCACCACGAACGCGGCCAAAGCCCCCAGCCAGAACGGCACGTTTCCGCCTGTGGCGAACTCGAAGAGGTATCCGGAGCCCGTGATCTGGAGTGTCAGGTAGGGGATGAAAGCACCCACGCTGACCAGCGCGACGATGGCGGAGAGCCATCTGCTGTCGTAACGATCCGACATCAGATCGGCCTGGGTCAGGTATCCGCACCTCCTACCCAGCCGGGCCGTCCTCGGCCCCAACACCCACCAAGGCAAGAGCCCAAGCGTGACGTACGCCAGGATGTAGAAGGCGGGTGCGCCCCTGCTGTAGGCCCACCCCGGAGCACCGAGGAAGGTGAAGGCGCTGAAGATCTCGGCGCCCATGATAAAGAAGAGGATGAGCAGACCGATCTCGCGCCCCCCGGCTACGTAACCCACCAGCGTAGAAGACTGTGCGCTGCGAGCCCCGAGCCCGATGAGGAGGATGAAGATCAGGTACGCGACCGTGATCCCGGTTACTATCATCCAGTCCTGTATCACTCCCTGCCCCCGTGCTCCAGGCGGTACAGGATCACGCACCCCACAAAGACCATGAAAACCCAGAACACATACCAGAAAAAGAAGAACGGCAGCCCGAGCACCATCGGCTCTATGCGGTTGGCTATGACCGCCCCAGGCCACATCATGGCGATGGTGCACACAAGGAAATAGGTGCCCATCCCCAGCGCGATTTTCTTGCCGCGGTCCAAACCTCCCTCCCTCACCCCTTTGCCAGCGCCCACCATTCTACCCTGCCTATGAACGAAAACCGGGTTCTGGGGATGCTCTTGGTTGGGGGCGGGCCCGGTCCGGAGTTGATGGATGCCTTGCCCGCAGGGCGTTCTAACCAGCCCCCTCCGGGGCGAAGTCCCGCTCCGGGCGGCCCTCCAGCTCGGCCACGGCGGGCAGGAACCAGCCCGGGCGGGGCCGGGAGCGGCCGGAGCGCATGTCGTAGAAGACGTGGACCGCGGACCCGTCGGCCACCGGGGAACCTCCGGCGAAGGAGGGCCCCTTGCGCAGCTCGTAGTCCATCACGAACGAGCGGTTGCCCACGCTCCGGATGCTCGCGGCCCCGTGCAGCTCGTCCCCGAACAGCAGCTCCGCCCGGTAGCGGACGGTGGTCTCGGCGATCACGTAGCGGCCGCCGGGGATGATCCCGCCGGCCTCGAACTCGGAGACCCCGACGACCTCCGCGAGCGCTCGCCAGTAGGCGAAGCGCAGCGACTCGAAGAACTGCAGGTAGACGGCGTTGTTCACGTGGCCGTAGGGGTCGAGGTCCTGGTAGCGGATCTCGAGCCGCCTCACCACCGGAGGTTTCTTCAAGGAGCCACCCCCTCGCTTCCCGCTGGCAGGGGAGGAAATTTTACACGTAAGCGCCCGGCCCATCTGATTTAATTACCCCGATGGAACACAGGGAGCTGATCGAGCAGGGCGAGGCGCTCGCGAGCGAGGGCCTCGTGGAGGAGGCCCTGGAGCGCTTCGAGCAGGCGCTGCAGCGGGCCCCGGACGACCCGGAGGTGGTCGAGGCCGTGGGCCGGGCCCTTCTCGGGCTGGGACGCCTGGAGGAGGCCGAGGCCAGCTTTCTGGACGCGCTGGAGATGGACCCCGGGTGGGTCGCCCCGCGGATGGGGCTGGCGATGGTGGCGATGCGCCGGGACGAGCCCTTCAAGATCGTCCACCACCTGGAGCGGGCCATAGAGGCCGACCCCGAGCAGCCCGACGCCTACGTGGAGCTCGGCCGCTACTACGGGCTCATGGGGGAGCCGCTGCTGGCCCGGGCCACCTTCGAGCGGTGGCTGGCCCGGCACCCGGACGACGCGGACATGCTGATAAACGCCGGGCTCACGCTCTTTGACGCCGGCGACTACGGCCCGGCGCTGGAGTTCTTCGAGCGGGCGGTGGAGGCGGCGGAAGACGCCGAGCAGCGCCTGGGGGCGCTCACCTTCCGGGCGAACGCGCTGGACATGCTCGGCCGCTACGAGGAGGCGGTGGCCGCCTACGAAGGGGTCATAGCCGAGGAAGCGCGGTGGTGGGAGGCCCACGCCAACCTGGGCATCTGCCACGCCCGGAGCGGGCGCCCGGAGGAGGCGGAGGCGGCCTTCCGGCGCGGGCTCGAGGCATGCCCCGGCTCCCCGGAGATGCGGGACGAGCTGGCCGCCCACCTGCTGGCCTACGGCGGCGACCCCCGCGAGGCGCTGGCGCTCGCCGAGGAGGCCGTGGCCCTGGGGAGCGACGAGATCCGGCACCTCTACACTTTAGGCGAGGCGCGGCTGGCCAACGGCGACGAGGAGGGGGCGATGGACGCCTACCGGAGGGTCCTGGAGCTGGACCCGGAGAACCCGGAGGCCCACCTGGAGCTCGGCATCCTCCACGACCGGCGCGGGGAGCGGCAGCGGGCCGAGAAGCACTTCCTGGAGTCGCTCAAAGCCGACCCCTCAAACCCCCGGGCGCTCTACTCCTACGCCAACGTCTACTACACGTCCGGGGAGCTGGAGACGGCCGAGGAGCTGCTGGCGCGGGCGCTCGCCGCGGACCCGGGCTACTCCCCCGCCCTCTCGGCGCTCGCGAGCATCCGGGCCCGGAGGGGGGAGTACGCCGCCTCGCTGGAATACCTGGAGAAGGCCGTCGAGGCGGGGGAGCGCGACGTCGAGCACTTCAAGCGGGCCCTGGAGTTCGCCCCCCTGAGGCAGGACCCCCGCTTCCGGAGGCTCCTCTCGCGCATGGCCGAGGGGGACTGAGCGGCCGCCGTGCCCGCGGGGTTGGCGCTGGGGCTCCTCTTGCTGCTCGCGGGCCTTGGCGGGGTCGCCTACGGGCTCTACGCGCTGCTGCGCGGGGGCCGGGGGCAGGGCGGCGGCATAGGCCCGATCCCGGAGCGGGGGGTGCACGTGATCGCCGGGCTCAGGATGCTGGCCGTGGGGATCGTGTGCCTCGCCGCCGGGGGCTACCTGCTGTGGTCCCACCTCGCGTAGGAGGAGCTACAGGAGCCGCAGCCCGCCCGTCGAGCGCCCCAGGTCCTCCAGAAAGCCCTCCGTCTCCAGGGCGCGCTCGCGGGCGATGGCCCTGCTGCTCTCGAAGATGAGCAGATCCGGGATGGTGCGGTGCAGGCTCCGGGCGTGGGCTATGGCCGCCGGGATGTCCGGGACCTCCTCCTCCAGCCCGACCATGGCCAGCACCCGCGAGACCCCGACCGCCCCCAGGTAGTCCAGGGCCACGGCGTCCTTGAGCAGCGCCCCCTCCACGGAGGAGCCGGGCCTGGAGCCGGGCGGGTGGTGCCGGACGGCGTCGACTATCACCCGGCGGGCGCGCGGGGGGAAGTCCGCGTCCTTCAGGATCCTGTCGGCCGCGATGGCGGAGCGCTCGGCGTGGTCCGGGGCCTCCCGCATGTTGTACGCCTTGTACAGCCCGATATCGTGCAGCAGGGCGGCGAGGTGCAGGATCTCGGCGTCGTGCTCGAGCCGCTCGGCGAGCGCCAGCTCGCGGGCAAGCTCGGAGACCCGTCGGCAGTGGCCGTAGCCCCATACGGGGTGGGTGCCGACGCGGGAGACGAGCTCCTCGACCTCGTGCACGAGCGTACTACGCATCGCAGGTAACGCAGTCTAAACGATGCCGGGGCCCGCGGCTAACGGGCGACGAGGAGCTCCCGCGGGAGGGGCCGCGCCTCTTCCGGGCCGGGAGGCGAGACCGGCGCCTCCGGGTGGAGGAGGGCGGCGAGGAGCTCGACCCCCCGCACCAGGCGCGGGCCGGGGCGGGAGAAGTATGCGTTGGCGTCCACCGCCCAGACCCTCCCCTCCCGCACCGCGGGCGTCCCCTCCCAGCCGGGGACCCTCGCCAGCAGCCCGGCCTCCCGCAGCGTGCGCCCCACGCCGAAGCCGCAGGGCATCAGGACCACGGCCTCCGGCGCACCGCCGACGACCTCCTCCCAGCCCAGGCGTCGGGAGGGCTCGCCGGGGGCGGCGAGGAGCGGCTCCCCGCCCGCCAGCTCCACCATCTCCGGCACCCAGTGCCCGGCGGAGAAGGGCGGGTCGAGCCACTCCAGGCAGGCGACCCGCGGCCGGGGGAGCCCGGCGGTGGCCCGGGCGACCCGCCGCAGCCTCTCGCGCAGCCCCGCGACCCGCTCGCGGGCCTCCCGGCCCCGCCCGAGGGCCTCCCCCACCCGCACCGCGTCCGAGAGCACCTCCTCCAGGGAGGAGGGGTTCAGGGAGAGCACCGCGGGACGCCGGGGGAGGGCGGAGATCGCCGCCTCCACCACGCCGGGCGAGACGGCGCAGACCTCGCAGAGGCCCTGCGTGATCACCAGGTCCGGCTCCAGCCGGCGCAGGAGAGAGGCGTCGAGGGAGTAGAGGCTCGCCCCGTCGGTGACGCTCCGCACGGCGGCGTCCACCTCCGCGCTCGTCATGCTGCGGTGGTCGATCCCGCTGGAGGTCAGGCGCGGCAGGGAGCGGACCTCCGGGGGATGGTCGCACTCGTGGGTGACGCCGACCAGGGCCTCCCCCGCCCCGGCGAAGAAGACCATCTCCGTCGCCCCCGGAAGCAGCGAGACGGCGCGCATCAGCGCCCCCAGGGCGCGGGCCGCTGCTGCAGCTTGCGGATGTCGCGCAGCAGCGCCGCCTGGCTCATGTCCTCCACCGTCAGCATCCCGACCAGCTCCCCGTCCTCGACCACCGGGATCGCGCGCAGGCCGCTCTCCTGCAGGAGCTTCTGCCCCTCGGCGAACAGGTCGGCCTCCGGGGAGATCGTGGGGAACTCGGTGCGCATGATCTGGCGCACCTCGCTGAAGCGGTCCGGGGAGTGGGCGGCGGACATGATCTCGTTGCGCGTCAGCATCCCCACCAGCCTGCCGTCCTCGTCCACCACGGGGAAGTCGGTCTGGTAGCCGTGGATGACGGAGTCGAGCACCTGGCCGAAGGTGTGCCAGGGGGTTACCGTCTCCGTCCTCCTGCGGGTGCCCATGACGTCGCGGACGGTGAGGCCGCGCATCAGCTCGCGCTGGCGCACGAGCTCGGCCTCCCCGCCGGCCCCGAAGAAGATGAAGACGGCGATGAGCACCAAGAGCAGGTTCCCCCCCAGCAGCCCGTAGATGAAGAACAGCAGGGCGAAGCCCTGTCCCACGGCCGAGGAGATGTCCGTCGCCCGCACGGGCCCCACCCGGGAGGCCAGCAGGCCCCGCAGCACCCGGCCGCCGTCCATGGGGAAGGCCGGGATCAGGTTGAAGACCGCCAGCAGAACGTTCACCACCCCGAGAAAGGAGAAGAACTGCCCGGCCGAGTCGGCGGCGGAGACGAAGCCGGTGGCGCCGAAGGGGGAGGAGCCGAGCAGGTAGCCGACGCCGAAGAAGACGGGGGCGAGCACCACGTTCACCAGGGGGCCCGCGATGGCGATCTTCACCTCGTCGGCGGGCCTCTCGGGGAGGGACTTCATCCGGGCCAGGCCGCCGATGGGCAGGAGGGTGATGTCGTTTATCTCTATGCCGAGGCGCTGGGCGGTGAGGGAGTGGCCGTACTCGTGCAGCAGGACGCACACGAAGAGGCCCAGGATCAGGCCGATGACCGCCAGCGCCCGCCCGGCGCTCCCGGTGGCCTGGTAGGCCAGAAGGCCGAAGAAGACGATGAGCAGCAGGAAGGTCCAGTGGACCTTCACGTCGATGCCGAACGCCCGGCCTATCTTGAAGGAGCCGCCCATCTCGCGGACAGTTTACCCCATCGGCCGCCCCCGCAACCCCTGCTAGAATCCCTGGTGCCATGGAGGAGAGGACCGCCGCGTTCCGCCTGATCACCGGCCCCGAGGGGCTGCGCGAGGCCGCCCGGGCGCTCGCCGGGGCGCGGCGGGTGGGGCTGGACATCGAGGCGACGGGGCTCTCCCCGCTGGACGCCCGGATGCGCCTGCTGCAGCTGGCCGCGGGTGGAGAGACGTTCGTGGTGGACGTCTTCGAGGTCAAGGACCTCTCTCCCCTGCGGGAGGCGCTGGAGGGCGGGCCGCTGAAGGTGCTCCACAACGCCAAGTACGACTACTCCTTCCTGCTCGCCCAGCACGGCATCCGCCTCTCGCCGCTGTTCGACACGATGCTCGCGGCGCAGCTTCTGGACGGCGGCGAGCAGGGCCCCTCCTACTCCCTGGAGGCGGTGGCCGGGCGCTA is a window of Rubrobacter xylanophilus DSM 9941 DNA encoding:
- a CDS encoding mycofactocin-coupled SDR family oxidoreductase, which produces MAGERRRPLLEGRVALITGAARGQGRSHALALAREGADIVACDLCEPLASVPYPLGSREELDRTARMVEGLGRRAVAQKADVRSLEQVRAVVERGLSELGRIDVVCANAGVISYAPAWEITAEQWRETLETNLTGAWHTCKAAIPHMIERGGGGSIILTGSTAAVVGFENLAHYAASKHGLVGLMKTLANELAPHGIRVNVVHPTSVDTAMIHNEATYRLFLPGGDRAPTREEAARAFRALNALPVPWVEPEDVSGAVLWLASDQARYVTGQQLRVDAGAVEKR
- the mftA gene encoding mycofactocin precursor MftA (Mycofactocin is a small molecule electron carrier derived from the final two amino acids, Val-Tyr, of MftA, the mycofactocin precursor. It plays a role in redox homeostasis and the metabolism of alcohols and aldehydes in Actinobacteria, including Mycobacterium tuberculosis.), with protein sequence MDNARDRSSATASFDREEGRAQEPGRRQTSGAPRGEDGVEEEILIEEISIDGMCGVY
- a CDS encoding DNA-methyltransferase → MELKDLEAFGEPGAVVYLADCVELMRLMPPGGVDAIFADPPYRLSGGGVTVRGGRLAPVDKGEWDRPLGHRGNHEFNLRWLREARRVLRPGGSIWVSGTHHIIFSLGFALQSLGFRLINSVVWEKPDPPPNALRTAFTHAHETLIWASKGRGHTFNHDLLNGPDPTSQLSSVWRMPPPPSAERLHGYHPTQKPLRLVRRALLASTREGELVFDPFTGSGTTAVAAKELGRFFVGAELEREYAELAGRRIRAAGRGAALPRPPGPAG
- a CDS encoding sodium:solute symporter family protein, which produces MIVTGITVAYLIFILLIGLGARSAQSSTLVGYVAGGREIGLLILFFIMGAEIFSAFTFLGAPGWAYSRGAPAFYILAYVTLGLLPWWVLGPRTARLGRRCGYLTQADLMSDRYDSRWLSAIVALVSVGAFIPYLTLQITGSGYLFEFATGGNVPFWLGALAAFVVVTIYVYASGLRGIGWTNLIQGIIMVVVAWFLGMAVANRFFGGVGPMFQELRDRAPEYLTLPGAEGQEMSWAAFSTAILVSAIGFTMWPHLFMKSYGADNERTIKKTIVIYPLYAYLVVPVLIIGFAGVLVLQDNPLENPDDVLLELVVNVADFSPWIIGIMLSGALAAAMSTGSNLAHTAATVLVRDLFVTGLNRGMPERRVVLLTRVFVVVISVVAYVLALFNPATLVGLLLGAYGAVVQFFPLIVAAFFWKRATKAGAFAGLIGGSLVMLLFTFFITPAPLDIHAGIWGLIVNTVLLIGVSLATTPMPRGHVDRFVEGSKASLDDLSEPRLSTAQ
- a CDS encoding acyl-CoA thioesterase, encoding MRRLEIRYQDLDPYGHVNNAVYLQFFESLRFAYWRALAEVVGVSEFEAGGIIPGGRYVIAETTVRYRAELLFGDELHGAASIRSVGNRSFVMDYELRKGPSFAGGSPVADGSAVHVFYDMRSGRSRPRPGWFLPAVAELEGRPERDFAPEGAG
- a CDS encoding tetratricopeptide repeat protein, translating into MEHRELIEQGEALASEGLVEEALERFEQALQRAPDDPEVVEAVGRALLGLGRLEEAEASFLDALEMDPGWVAPRMGLAMVAMRRDEPFKIVHHLERAIEADPEQPDAYVELGRYYGLMGEPLLARATFERWLARHPDDADMLINAGLTLFDAGDYGPALEFFERAVEAAEDAEQRLGALTFRANALDMLGRYEEAVAAYEGVIAEEARWWEAHANLGICHARSGRPEEAEAAFRRGLEACPGSPEMRDELAAHLLAYGGDPREALALAEEAVALGSDEIRHLYTLGEARLANGDEEGAMDAYRRVLELDPENPEAHLELGILHDRRGERQRAEKHFLESLKADPSNPRALYSYANVYYTSGELETAEELLARALAADPGYSPALSALASIRARRGEYAASLEYLEKAVEAGERDVEHFKRALEFAPLRQDPRFRRLLSRMAEGD
- a CDS encoding HD domain-containing protein, whose translation is MRSTLVHEVEELVSRVGTHPVWGYGHCRRVSELARELALAERLEHDAEILHLAALLHDIGLYKAYNMREAPDHAERSAIAADRILKDADFPPRARRVIVDAVRHHPPGSRPGSSVEGALLKDAVALDYLGAVGVSRVLAMVGLEEEVPDIPAAIAHARSLHRTIPDLLIFESSRAIARERALETEGFLEDLGRSTGGLRLL
- a CDS encoding cobalamin-binding protein, giving the protein MRAVSLLPGATEMVFFAGAGEALVGVTHECDHPPEVRSLPRLTSSGIDHRSMTSAEVDAAVRSVTDGASLYSLDASLLRRLEPDLVITQGLCEVCAVSPGVVEAAISALPRRPAVLSLNPSSLEEVLSDAVRVGEALGRGREARERVAGLRERLRRVARATAGLPRPRVACLEWLDPPFSAGHWVPEMVELAGGEPLLAAPGEPSRRLGWEEVVGGAPEAVVLMPCGFGVGRTLREAGLLARVPGWEGTPAVREGRVWAVDANAYFSRPGPRLVRGVELLAALLHPEAPVSPPGPEEARPLPRELLVAR
- a CDS encoding site-2 protease family protein; translated protein: MGGSFKIGRAFGIDVKVHWTFLLLIVFFGLLAYQATGSAGRALAVIGLILGLFVCVLLHEYGHSLTAQRLGIEINDITLLPIGGLARMKSLPERPADEVKIAIAGPLVNVVLAPVFFGVGYLLGSSPFGATGFVSAADSAGQFFSFLGVVNVLLAVFNLIPAFPMDGGRVLRGLLASRVGPVRATDISSAVGQGFALLFFIYGLLGGNLLLVLIAVFIFFGAGGEAELVRQRELMRGLTVRDVMGTRRRTETVTPWHTFGQVLDSVIHGYQTDFPVVDEDGRLVGMLTRNEIMSAAHSPDRFSEVRQIMRTEFPTISPEADLFAEGQKLLQESGLRAIPVVEDGELVGMLTVEDMSQAALLRDIRKLQQRPAPWGR